A genomic window from Glycine soja cultivar W05 chromosome 10, ASM419377v2, whole genome shotgun sequence includes:
- the LOC114369758 gene encoding uncharacterized protein LOC114369758 yields the protein MAVTTPCINATEKKHWWLTNRKIVEKYMRDARSLIATQEQSEIGSALNLLDAALAIYPRLDEALELRARCLLYLRRFKDVADMLQDYIPSLRMANNDDSGSSVSSDSSLSREGVKLLPSSDSDQSFKCFSVSDLKKKVMAGLCKTCNNEGYWRYLVLGKACCHLGLMEDAMVLLQTGKRLATAAFRRESVCWSDDSFSLSNPLFSGDTPTTPPPESEAVTQLLAHIKLLLRRRAAALAAIDAGLHSEAIRHFSKILEGRRGAPQGFLAECYMHRASANRSAGRIADSIADCNRTLALDPTSIQALETRASLFESIRCFPDSLHDLEHLKLLYNTILRDRKLAGPTWKQLRHHNNLRYREIPGKLCALTVKTQELKQRIASGDTGNVDYYSLIGLRRGCGRSELQRAHLLLCLKHKPDKATCFVERCELADERDLDSVKERAKMSALLLYRLLQKGYTNVMGTIMDEEAAEKQRKKVLEAQVLMSNENLEDKKCNVSSPSTANPSVYQGVFCRDIAVVGNLLSQSGFNRSIPVKYEALSC from the exons ATGGCCGTGACCACTCCCTGTATCAATGCCACAGAAAAGAAGCACTGGTGGCTCACCAACCGAAAG ATCGTAGAGAAATACATGAGAGACGCTCGGAGTCTGATAGCGACGCAGGAACAGAGCGAGATCGGTTCGGCGCTGAACCTTCTCGACGCAGCTCTGGCGATCTATCCGCGGCTGGACGAAGCGCTGGAGCTGAGAGCGAGGTGTCTGCTATATCTGAGAAGGTTCAAGGACGTGGCGGATATGCTTCAGGACTACATTCCGAGCCTGAGAATGGCGAACAACGACGACTCTGGTTCTTCTGTTTCTTCGGATAGTTCGCTTTCGAGGGAAGGTGTCAAGCTTCTCCCTTCCTCCGATTCCGATCAGAGTTTCAAGTGCTTCTCTGTCTCTGACTTGAAGAAGAAGGTTATGGCAGGGCTGTGTAAAACTTGCAACAACGAAGGGTATTGGAG ATACTTGGTTCTGGGGAAAGCATGTTGCCACCTAGGCCTAATGGAAGACGCCATGGTCCTTCTCCAAACCGGCAAACGTCTAGCCACCGCCGCCTTCCGCCGAGAGAGCGTTTGCTGGTCCGACGACAGCTTCTCCCTCTCCAACCCCCTCTTCTCCGGCGACACCCCCACCACCCCACCCCCGGAGTCCGAAGCCGTCACCCAACTCCTCGCTCACATTAAGCTCCTCCTCCGCCGCCGCGCCGCCGCCCTCGCCGCCATTGATGCCGGCCTCCACTCTGAAGCCATCCGCCACTTCTCCAAAATCCTCGAGGGCCGCCGCGGCGCCCCTCAGGGCTTCCTCGCAGAGTGCTACATGCACAGAGCCTCCGCAAACCGCTCCGCCGGGCGAATCGCCGACTCAATCGCCGACTGCAACCGAACCCTCGCCCTGGACCCCACCAGCATCCAAGCCCTCGAAACCCGAGCCTCACTCTTCGAATCCATTCGCTGCTTCCCAGACTCCCTCCACGACCTCGAACACCTCAAGCTCCTCTACAACACCATCCTCCGCGACCGCAAGCTCGCGGGCCCCACCTGGAAGCAGTTGCGCCACCACAACAACCTGCGCTACAGAGAAATCCCAGGAAAGCTCTGCGCCCTCACCGTAAAAACACAAGAACTCAAACAGAGGATCGCTTCCGGGGACACCGGGAACGTCGACTACTACTCGCTCATCGGATTGCGGCGCGGTTGTGGGCGTTCGGAGCTGCAGAGGGCTCATTTGTTGCTGTGTCTGAAACACAAACCCGACAAGGCCACGTGTTTCGTCGAACGGTGCGAGCTGGCGGACGAGCGCGACCTCGACTCGGTTAAGGAAAGGGCGAAAATGTCGGCGCTGTTGCTCTACAGGCTGCTCCAGAAGGGTTACACAAACGTGATGGGAACCATCATGGATGAGGAAGCCGCTGAGAAACAGAGGAAGAAGGTTCTAGAAGCTCAAGTATTGATGAGTAATGAGAATTTGGAAGACAAGAAGTGCAACGTTTCCTCGCCTTCGACGGCGAACCCCTCTGTCTATCAGGGAGTGTTTTGCCGCGATATTGCGGTGGTTGGGAACTTGCTTTCGCAATCGGGGTTCAACCGCTCCATTCCGGTGAAGTACGAGGCGTTGAGCTGCTGA
- the LOC114371025 gene encoding BRCT domain-containing protein At4g02110-like, with translation MMEATYPSPMFRGVRFVLRGFNPVAQNQIRFKLANGGGVDVGQYGGSCTHVIVDNVAYDDPVCVAARNDRKTVVTALWVEHSADIGMPVDATSVMYRPRKDLDGIPGAKDLIMCLTGYLRQDRDDIMTMVGLMGAQFSKPLVANKVTHLICYKFEGEKYELAKKLGTIKLVNHRWLEDCLKEWVLLPEDNYNKSGFELEVMEEEAKDSEQEAEDSKLGQSGGRKRKQSPLSSKIGIAATPGLSKSATEASNALPDSTGPQVLPNVNNGENSLTVPGNKSRPDQGSSFHNVDDSKVSYQAADISRHSTSCQLPNKYVKTSESKNADSPKAPGCQDLGNMGNTNSSDQQPDLNCDISESKKVASDLRETSASAAGVAHSNENLRTASYSRKNQKGFTLPRILDESSGREGNNCDNSKVQKASEGVKSTSVEVSGKGNDFVKEDEPISLLPQKRINKASFTKLKSRKKTSVPSANGKSQGLKVTSQVDEPPEADDYFSIGKDGINNSNTCLVSKPSGSTSNSLAFDELLSRNASPESVQCDNVCQNSSKTAVQSLSESKINGKPDITGSGMQQVGGNEAEQHTVTKNLDCSSLGNKKSCNVESAGCTKLDLGTEESNKLVSKSPRKKSVAKRSLGSKPKVGATAKQKKSLSLTKTTLQGEGETFSSGSKEVATGDARMHQGCPQIFDVNKTTEQETVSKNAGDRTEFLDDETEAPDDKCEYELGMALDEDLVHLSKKPDTAKEEKSEATYPATKCEEAMPPKNGTNKTEKQKTSSLAVKHQARKLPAGKVKATVSKYAEDDGDRTELVGDETEAPDGKCEPELRMALDEESHLSKKSDTATEEKSEVICPETKCEEPMPPKKGTKKTEKQKPSSLVVKNQARKRPAGKTKAKVAKELPKSMAVSGEKIRNETEHEPEIETMEEMPLPDDKSDQPAIQRNKSENFAEEKENRPIDGEQGRSNGSSTIKSSVRTAKIKSKKSGLNPSITESNTRVKTEAACFILSGHRLQRKEFQQVIKRLKGRVCRDSHQWSYQATHFIAPDPIRRTEKFFAAAASGRWILKTDFLTASSQAGKLLAEEPYEWHQNGLSEDGTINMEAPRKWRLLKERTGHGAFYGMRIVVYGDCIAPPLDTLKRVIKAGDGTILATSPPYTRFLSTGIDYAVVSPGMPRVDMWVQEFLKHEIPCVVADYLVEYVCKPGFSLERHVLYGTHAWAERSFDKLKSKAEEIVEELVAPEDSGDDHDHDIICKVCGSRDRGDVMLICGDESGSVGCGIGTHIDCCDPPLTHVPEEDWFCPKCSSNRNCSNNPSKRKKTVLSSSVYVR, from the exons ATGATGGAAGCCACTTACCCATCGCCAATGTTTCGCGGTGTTCGTTTCGTTCTCCGTGGCTTCAATCCCGTCGCCCAAAACCAG ATCCGGTTCAAGCTTGCCAATGGCGGTGGAGTCGACGTAGGACAGTACGGCGGGAGTTGCACGCATGTCATTGTCGATAACGTTGCTTAT GACGATCCTGTGTGTGTTGCTGCCAGAAATGATCGGAAGACGGTTGTCACTGCATTGTGGGTTGAACACAGTGCTGATATTGGAATGCCTGTTGATGCTACTTCG GTTATGTACAGACCTCGTAAAGACTTAGATGGAATACCAGGTGCAAAAGATTTGATAATGTGCTTGACTGGTTATCTACGCCAGGATCGGGATGACATTATG ACAATGGTTGGCCTAATGGGTGCACAGTTTTCTAAGCCTTTGGTGGCAAACAAGGTTACTCATCTCATATGCTACAAATTTGAAG GAGAGAAGTATGAGCTTGCCAAGAAATTGGGCACAATAAAGTTAGTTAATCATCGTTGGTTGGAAGATTG CTTGAAGGAATGGGTGCTTCTTCCCGAAGACAATTATAACAAGAG TGGTTTTGAACTAGAGGTGATGGAGGAAGAGGCTAAGGATTCTGAGCAAGAGGCTGAAGATTCTAAGCTGGGACAATCAgggggaagaaaaagaaaacaaagcccCCTTAGTTCGAAAATTGGTATAGCTGCTACTCCTGGATTGTCGAAATCAGCAACAGAGGCATCAAACGCCTTACCAGATTCTACTGGTCCACAGGTCTTGCCAAATGTCAATAATGGTGAAAACTCTTTAACCGTTCCAGGAAATAAGAGCAGACCTGATCAAGGCTCGAGCTTTCATAATGTTGATGACTCAAAGGTAAGCTATCAGGCTGCTGATATTTCTAGACATTCTACATCATGTCAGTTACCTAACAAATATGTAAAGACCAGTGAGTCTAAGAATGCTGATTCTCCAAAGGCACCTGGCTGCCAGGATCTTGGCAATATGGGAAATACAAATTCATCTGATCAGCAGCCTGATCTGAATTGCGACATCTCAGAGTCTAAGAAGGTGGCAAGTGATTTGAGAGAAACTTCTGCAAGTGCTGCTGGAGTTGCACATTCAAATGAAAATCTTAGAACTGCAAGTTATTCTAGGAAGAACCAAAAAGGATTTACTCTTCCAAGGATCTTAGATGAAAGCTCAGGTAGAGAAGGCAACAACTGTGATAACAGTAAGGTTCAAAAGGCCAGTGAGGGTGTCAAATCTACCAGTGTTGAAGTTTCTGGGAAAGGAAATGATTTTGTTAAAGAAGATGAGCCAATTAGTttattgcctcaaaagaggatAAACAAAGCTTCTTTTACtaaattaaaatcaagaaaGAAGACTTCAGTCCCATCAGCAAATGGTAAATCTCAAGGATTAAAAGTGACATCTCAGGTAGATGAGCCACCTGAAGCTGATGACTACTTTTCTATAGGTAAAGATGGTATAAATAACTCAAACACTTGCTTAGTTTCGAAACCTTCAGGTTCTACCTCCAACTCACTGGCATTTGATGAGCTTCTTTCAAGAAATGCCAGCCCAGAATCTGTTCAGTGTGATAATGTCTGTCAGAATTCATCAAAAACGGCTGTTCAGAGCTTAAGTGAGTCTAAAATTAATGGCAAACCTGATATCACAGGTTCTGGAATGCAACAAGTTGGTGGTAATGAAGCAGAGCAACATACTGTCACTAAAAATCTTGATTGTTCATCTCTGGGAAACAAAAAATCATGTAATGTGGAATCTGCTGGTTGTACTAAATTGGATTTAGGCACTGAAGAAAGTAATAAACTGGTTAGCAAATCACCCCGAAAGAAGTCGGTTGCCAAGAGAAGTTTGGGTTCTAAACCTAAAGTAGGTGCCACTGCTAAACAGAAAAAATCACTTTCCCTGACTAAAACTACCCTGCAAGGTGAAGGTGAAACTTtttccagtggaagcaaagaggTTGCAACTGGTGATGCGAGGATGCATCAGGGATGCCCCCAAATCTTTGATGTTAATAAAACAACAGAGCAAGAAACAGTTAGTAAAAATGCTGGTGACAGAACTGAGTTTTTGGACGATGAAACTGAGGCTCCAGATGACAAATGTGAATATGAGTTAGGAATGGCCCTTGACGAAGACTTGGTTCATCTTTCAAAAAAGCCAGATACAGCAAAAGAAGAGAAGTCAGAAGCAACTTACCCTGCAACAAAATGTGAAGAGGCAATGCCTCCTAAGAATGGCacaaataaaactgaaaaacagaaaacatcTTCACTGGCAGTAAAGCATCAAGCTAGAAAACTTCCTGCTGGTAAAGTCAAGGCCACAGTTAGTAAATATGCAGAAGATGATGGTGACAGAACTGAGCTTGTGGGGGATGAAACCGAGGCTCCAGATGGCAAATGTGAACCCGAGTTACGAATGGCACTCGATGAAGAAtctcatctttcaaaaaaatcagATACAGCAACAGAAGAGAAGTCGGAAGTAATTTGCCCTGAAACAAAATGTGAAGAGCCAATGCCTCCTAAGAAAGGcacaaaaaaaactgaaaaacagAAGCCATCTTCACTGGTAGTAAagaatcaagcaagaaaacgtCCTGCTGGTAAAACCAAGGCCAAAGTTGCCAAGGAATTACCAAAATCTATGGCAGTATCTGGGGAGAAGATTCGTAATGAGACCGAGCATGAGCCAGAGATAGAAACCATGGAAGAAATGCCCCTTCCTGATGATAAAAGTGACCAGCCAGCCATTCAAAGAAATAAGTCAGAGAATTTTGCTGAAGAGAAGGAGAATAGGCCAATTGATGGAGAGCAGGGCAGAAGCAATGGCAGTTCAACTATTAAATCTAGTGTAAGGACAGCAAAGATCAAGTCTAAGAAATCGGGGCTCAATCCATCTATAACAGAATCTAACACGAGAGTGAAAACTGAAGCCGCATGTTTTATATTAAGTGGGCATCGTCTACAGAGAAAAGAGTTTCAACAAGTAATCAAGCGATTAAAAGGAAGGGTTTGCCGGGATTCTCACCAGTGGTCATATCAGGCGACACACTTCATAGCTCCAGACCCCATACGCAGGACTGAGAAATTTTTTGCTGCTGCTGCATCAGGAAG GTGGATTCTAAAAACTGATTTCCTAACTGCCAGTAGCCAGGCAGGAAAATTGTTGGCAGAGGAGCCTTATGAGTGGCACCAGAATGGTCTCAGTGAGGATGGCACAATTAATATGGAGGCTCCAAGAAAGTGGCGGCTGTTAAAAGAAAGAACAGGTCATGGAGCCTTCTATGGAATGCGTATTGTTGTATACGGCGATTGCATTGCCCCACCTTTG GATACTCTGAAACGTGTCATTAAAGCTGGAGATGGAACAATATTAGCAACTTCTCCTCCTTATACTCGCTTCCTTAGTACAGGAATCGACTATGCTGTAGTTAGCCCTGGCATGCCACGTGTTGACATGTGGGTGCAAGAGTTCTTAAAACATGAGATACCTTGTGTTGTAGCGGACTACTTGGTTGAGTATGTTTGCAAGCCCGGGTTCTCCCTTGAGAGACATGTATTATATGGCACTCATGCTTGGGCAGAGAGATCATTTGATAAACTTAAAAGCAAGGCAGAAGAGATTGTTGAAGAACTCGTTGCTCCTGAGGATTCTGGTGATGATCATGATCATGATATAATTTGCAAAGTATGTGGATCCCGCGATAGAGGAGATGTAATGCTGATTTGTGGTGATGAAAGTGGTTCCGTCGGATGTGGAATCGGTACTCATATCGATTGCTGCGATCCTCCTCTAACACATGTACCTGAGGAAGATTGGTTTTGCCCAAAATGCAGTAGCAACCGAAACTGCTCAAACAATCCCAGTAAAAGGAAAAAGACTGTTTTATCTTCATCAGTGTATGTGAGGTGA
- the LOC114371026 gene encoding transmembrane protein 205 has translation MGWLSRFITAVAFLAIGVIFSPETLGSKSTTLSTYLKLAHLLCFSTAFGAALWVTFIGGIIMFKNLPRHQFGNLQSKMFPAYFSMVGVCCAVSVASFGYLHPWKTSSTTERYQLGFLLSSFAFNLTNLFVFTPMTIEMMKQRHKVERENNIGEEVGWSKNVEVAKSNPKLAAMNKKFGMIHGLSSLANIMSFGSLAIHSWYLAGKIDL, from the exons ATGGGTTGGCTTAGTCGGTTCATAACTGCCGTGGCTTTCTTAGCCATCGGAGTGATATTCTCACCGGAGACACTGGGCTCAAAATCAACCACACTTTCCACCTACCTCAAACTCGCTCACCTCCTCTGCTTCTCCACCGCCTTCGGCGCCGCTCTGTGGGTAACATTCATCGGCGGCATCATCATGTTTAA AAATCTGCCGCGGCATCAGTTTGGGAACCTGCAAAGCAAGATGTTTCCGGCGTATTTCTCGATGGTGGGTGTCTGCTGCGCCGTATCGGTGGCTTCCTTtggctaccttcacccgtggaAAACTTCCTCCACCACTGAGAGATACCAACTTGGGTTTTTGCTCTCTTCCTTTGCGTTCAATCTTACCAACTTGTTTGTCTTTACACCCATGACCATTGAG ATGATGAAGCAGAGGCATAAAGtggagagagaaaataatataGGGGAAGAAGTTGGGTGGTCAAAAAATGTAGAAGTTGCAAAGTCAAACCCCAAGCTTGCAGCCATGAATAAGAAGTTTGGTATGATTCATGGATTATCCTCCCTTGCCAATATAATGTCGTTTGGCAGTCTAGCAATACACTCTTGGTACTTGGCAGGTAAAATTGATCTCTGA